The following proteins come from a genomic window of Chitinivibrionales bacterium:
- a CDS encoding adenylyltransferase/cytidyltransferase family protein, giving the protein MKQKSSTNAFQSATELHNVLAPLRSQGKTLVTTNGCFDIIHAGHIKYLAEAASLGDILAVGVNCDAMVRELKGKGRPLQSEQDRLAIVASLCMVDFAFIFRESDPRAFIEILKPDVHVKGGDYSENIIEKPVVEKYGGKIRIVSFLEDHSTSSLIKKMAGKAG; this is encoded by the coding sequence ATGAAGCAAAAATCATCAACTAACGCCTTTCAATCGGCTACGGAACTGCATAATGTTCTCGCGCCGCTCCGTTCCCAAGGCAAAACCCTCGTCACCACCAACGGCTGCTTCGACATCATCCACGCCGGGCATATCAAGTACCTTGCCGAAGCTGCCTCCCTCGGCGATATCCTTGCCGTGGGCGTCAACTGCGACGCCATGGTGCGGGAGCTCAAGGGAAAGGGAAGGCCGTTGCAAAGCGAGCAGGACAGGCTTGCCATTGTCGCGTCGCTTTGCATGGTGGATTTTGCATTCATTTTCAGGGAGAGCGATCCCCGCGCGTTCATCGAAATCCTCAAGCCCGACGTTCATGTGAAAGGCGGGGATTATTCAGAAAACATCATCGAAAAGCCTGTGGTGGAAAAATACGGCGGGAAAATCAGAATCGTTTCGTTTTTAGAGGATCATTCAACGTCGTCGCTCATAAAAAAGATGGCCGGGAAAGCGGGGTAG
- a CDS encoding tetratricopeptide repeat protein, with the protein MPKSDASIKTLESKLSQSPSSLVFSRLADRYRKNGEFEQAISVCEEGLKSHPDSVTARVILGRCYLEQEKHQEAIAELTRAAQLDRRNQVAVKLIADLFAAQGEREKAGDLYAWLLRMDPDNKPLIKLSATFRGPGETNIQNIIGQGSWAPQPAAEEEFSVSAPSDVIVDADRTIQMDRIPLEAPQQQDSVDFGEMLVKTQQFDAAQLGAAPEQAVELGMETSETQGGVVTGDDISSRMDTLFGEPEAPAPAAPAEAPEEPVTEVAGKHEGAVTGDDVSSRLDTLFGEPEAPPVSAEPEPPAAEVKEITLETVDKHEGNVTGDDISSRMDSLFGETGAPAVAAEADAPAEIPVQVPEPSESAETLAASPEHDALAETLAGEPGPETFEHVDIGADHGMTHIETSAQTRADAKDDWVVSANDISSRLEQLFGQGKPEAPEDLGPEAEFTQAFETEEIDGAAKDTQPKTSLFTAPTQELKRDELRPMEATEISAEDVTSRLNAMFEDAPAPEPLGQDTDLSSKPAVETEEAPVFDVASSSSASSATEEIKVPDADKAAAEPAGHEISGDDVAQRLETILGDGEEEAGHDSAGTDVIPAEKLETPRSEEETKHPLAGADRPIIVGDEDLEGGAETIIAPRAKLSRGKTGDMGKEPAPAIDDMEEEDASPGMSGDDVAERLDKIFLDSVTKGRDETTAGPGAGLDKEDDAVTQAFRPGPEENAKAKDAETDKTMPPAPGDEEEAVLEVDTLDMGREPEEKTVLMDEDAGGETMAAEEEIIPPEEETMLAEEETILASGRDPFLPKPAAAPANIDESEKDETVRAAKTPAAGGDIFKEELQAETQKEPGATKSQEYDIPDHVLTPTLADIYFQQGQPQLALQIYRRLLSADPDNERMAKRIAEIERSIETQEAEETVAVERAKKKTASPKEPAAPSQEKKPKKSSGQKPLAGVRIKRKYKAKRKKIK; encoded by the coding sequence ATGCCGAAATCAGACGCCTCAATCAAGACGCTCGAGAGCAAGCTGAGCCAATCCCCCTCGTCCCTTGTGTTTTCGCGGCTTGCCGACCGGTACCGCAAGAACGGCGAGTTCGAGCAGGCCATCAGCGTATGCGAGGAGGGCCTCAAGAGCCACCCGGACAGCGTGACCGCCCGGGTCATCCTCGGGCGGTGCTACCTTGAGCAGGAGAAGCACCAGGAGGCGATCGCGGAGCTCACCAGGGCCGCACAGCTTGACAGGCGCAACCAGGTCGCGGTGAAGCTGATCGCCGACCTCTTTGCCGCCCAGGGCGAACGGGAGAAGGCGGGCGATTTGTATGCGTGGCTGCTGCGCATGGACCCGGACAACAAGCCGCTCATCAAGCTTTCGGCGACCTTCCGCGGGCCGGGCGAAACCAACATCCAGAACATCATCGGCCAGGGCAGTTGGGCGCCGCAGCCCGCTGCCGAGGAAGAATTCAGCGTTTCGGCGCCGTCGGACGTCATCGTCGACGCGGACCGGACGATCCAGATGGACCGCATTCCCCTCGAGGCGCCGCAGCAGCAGGACAGTGTTGACTTTGGAGAAATGCTCGTCAAGACGCAGCAGTTCGACGCCGCACAGCTCGGCGCGGCGCCGGAACAGGCCGTTGAGCTCGGCATGGAGACGTCCGAGACCCAGGGCGGGGTCGTCACCGGCGATGACATCAGTTCGCGCATGGACACCCTGTTCGGCGAACCCGAGGCGCCGGCGCCTGCGGCACCGGCGGAGGCACCCGAGGAGCCCGTGACCGAGGTTGCGGGCAAACATGAGGGCGCGGTCACCGGCGACGACGTCAGCTCGCGTTTGGACACCCTGTTCGGCGAGCCCGAGGCACCGCCGGTTTCCGCCGAGCCGGAACCCCCGGCGGCGGAAGTCAAGGAGATCACCCTGGAAACAGTTGACAAACACGAGGGGAATGTCACCGGCGACGATATCAGCTCGCGCATGGACTCCCTGTTCGGTGAAACCGGGGCCCCGGCGGTTGCCGCGGAGGCCGATGCTCCCGCCGAAATACCCGTACAGGTGCCGGAACCTTCGGAGTCCGCAGAGACACTCGCGGCCTCGCCCGAGCATGATGCGCTGGCCGAAACACTTGCGGGCGAGCCGGGGCCGGAAACGTTCGAGCATGTCGACATCGGCGCTGACCACGGCATGACCCATATTGAGACGTCGGCGCAGACCCGCGCCGACGCCAAAGACGACTGGGTGGTTTCCGCAAACGACATAAGTTCCCGTCTCGAGCAACTGTTCGGCCAGGGGAAACCCGAGGCTCCCGAAGATCTTGGGCCCGAGGCCGAGTTCACGCAGGCCTTTGAAACCGAGGAGATAGATGGAGCGGCAAAGGATACCCAGCCGAAGACGTCGCTTTTCACCGCGCCGACGCAGGAGCTCAAGCGCGACGAGTTGCGGCCCATGGAGGCCACGGAAATCTCCGCCGAAGACGTCACTTCGCGGCTCAACGCGATGTTTGAGGACGCACCCGCACCCGAGCCGCTGGGACAGGACACCGATCTGTCAAGCAAGCCCGCGGTTGAAACCGAGGAAGCCCCTGTTTTTGACGTTGCGTCCTCCTCGAGCGCGAGCAGCGCCACCGAAGAGATCAAGGTCCCGGACGCGGACAAGGCGGCCGCAGAGCCGGCCGGCCATGAAATTTCGGGCGACGATGTTGCGCAGCGGCTTGAAACCATTCTTGGCGATGGTGAGGAGGAGGCGGGGCACGACTCGGCCGGCACCGACGTGATCCCGGCCGAAAAACTTGAAACGCCGCGCTCGGAGGAGGAAACAAAGCATCCGCTTGCCGGCGCAGACCGTCCCATCATCGTCGGCGACGAGGATTTGGAAGGCGGAGCCGAAACAATAATCGCGCCGAGGGCAAAGCTGTCTCGGGGAAAAACCGGCGATATGGGCAAGGAGCCCGCGCCGGCCATTGACGATATGGAAGAGGAAGACGCGTCTCCCGGCATGTCGGGCGACGACGTGGCTGAGCGGCTGGACAAGATATTCCTCGACAGCGTCACCAAGGGCCGCGACGAGACGACCGCAGGGCCCGGGGCCGGTCTTGACAAGGAAGACGATGCGGTGACCCAGGCGTTTCGCCCCGGTCCGGAGGAAAACGCCAAGGCGAAGGACGCTGAAACGGACAAGACCATGCCGCCCGCTCCCGGTGATGAAGAGGAAGCGGTGCTGGAGGTGGACACGCTCGACATGGGACGCGAGCCCGAGGAAAAAACCGTGCTCATGGACGAGGACGCCGGCGGGGAGACCATGGCGGCGGAGGAGGAGATAATACCGCCCGAGGAGGAGACCATGCTTGCGGAGGAGGAGACCATCCTTGCCTCGGGCAGGGACCCGTTCCTTCCGAAACCGGCCGCGGCGCCTGCAAATATTGACGAAAGCGAAAAAGACGAGACCGTGCGCGCCGCAAAGACGCCCGCCGCGGGCGGTGACATTTTCAAAGAGGAACTTCAGGCGGAAACGCAAAAGGAACCCGGCGCGACGAAGTCCCAGGAATATGACATCCCCGACCATGTGCTCACGCCCACGCTTGCCGACATTTATTTCCAGCAGGGCCAGCCGCAGCTCGCGCTGCAGATCTACCGCAGGCTCCTGTCCGCAGACCCGGACAACGAGCGCATGGCGAA
- a CDS encoding tRNA-dihydrouridine synthase family protein, which produces MILSPLLIKQLVVSPPLFCAPMAGVSHCAFRRLVAGFGGYGALFTEMLSGRAVLHEKAGESPFTKRRPEEETVWYQLALNGREDIASIVERMAAVSPAALDLNAGCPAPEMERQGTGVSLYADAARFERVLKTLRSCWGGPLTVKCRLWKSETDWKPEFRKRLRIIEDCGADALFVHPRFFKEKLKRRARWEFFEWICEQTKLPVIANGDIGFVEDIERNADAFAAVKGLMIGRQAIVRPWIFREFPIQGTGTSATPVDYAGVFRQFCDYVNEDFPPEKAIGRLKEFMKYYACNFFFGHRLRTAAQNAQTVGELVDTVMRFLLENPRVVDRPSVAGL; this is translated from the coding sequence ATGATCCTTTCGCCCCTTTTAATTAAACAGCTTGTTGTGTCGCCGCCGTTGTTCTGCGCGCCCATGGCCGGCGTCTCGCACTGCGCGTTCCGCAGGCTCGTTGCCGGTTTTGGCGGTTACGGGGCATTGTTTACGGAAATGCTGTCCGGCAGGGCGGTGCTGCATGAAAAAGCGGGGGAGAGTCCGTTTACAAAACGCAGGCCGGAGGAGGAAACGGTCTGGTACCAGCTCGCGCTGAACGGGAGGGAAGACATCGCCTCCATCGTCGAGCGTATGGCGGCGGTCTCACCCGCGGCGCTCGACCTCAACGCGGGCTGCCCGGCCCCGGAAATGGAGCGCCAGGGAACGGGCGTGTCGCTGTACGCGGACGCCGCGCGTTTTGAAAGAGTGCTAAAAACGCTGCGGAGCTGCTGGGGCGGCCCTCTCACGGTCAAGTGCAGGCTGTGGAAAAGCGAGACCGACTGGAAGCCCGAGTTTCGGAAGCGTCTCAGGATCATCGAGGACTGCGGCGCGGACGCGCTGTTCGTGCACCCGCGTTTTTTCAAGGAGAAGCTCAAACGCCGCGCGCGATGGGAATTCTTCGAATGGATCTGCGAACAGACAAAACTGCCGGTGATCGCCAACGGCGACATCGGCTTCGTCGAGGATATCGAACGGAATGCGGACGCGTTCGCGGCGGTAAAGGGCCTTATGATCGGGAGACAGGCAATCGTGCGGCCGTGGATTTTCCGGGAATTCCCAATACAAGGTACCGGAACGAGTGCAACGCCAGTTGATTACGCCGGCGTGTTCAGACAGTTTTGTGATTATGTCAACGAAGACTTCCCGCCTGAAAAGGCAATCGGAAGACTCAAGGAATTCATGAAATATTACGCGTGCAATTTCTTTTTCGGGCACCGGCTGAGGACGGCGGCGCAGAACGCGCAGACGGTTGGGGAACTAGTTGATACGGTGATGAGGTTCCTGCTGGAAAATCCGAGAGTGGTGGACCGGCCGTCCGTGGCGGGTTTGTAG